Proteins from a single region of Lates calcarifer isolate ASB-BC8 linkage group LG19, TLL_Latcal_v3, whole genome shotgun sequence:
- the bag5 gene encoding BAG family molecular chaperone regulator 5 isoform X3: MAVRWLCSLFGKPFDGGKRMDHGGPQQQQHPMEQQQQPYNPQHPAMMRLYEVQKEVASLGPQVCTFSGLQNDRDYKRLERELTRLLLEVDQVDTEGKPELQGARKRAAQEVEGLLRYLEENATHPSRQAIEELSNEARQLVDERVVAPQRAGGVAEINDELVDALQELVLRLTQVKTEGRVPLRKARYRALTRLCAVQDVLEGRTQQQTLSLPLSGDTHEAVHCINQVMVKVSVARSQLVALLMGLSGRDSCAHLSRILTEMQVELDALDVSGNAAIRNYRKQVVEEINGLLKHLDLEGEGDDTRRYDLAQNNSIREIEAVRAHVSHLREGVLRHCAMGDLSFRPKAELQSLLTHLDQVDTAKNPCIREARRRAVVEVQAIITFLDLREALARRQPGPNEHPSHRAVWLVLGSLSDLQAQVLGFDGKRVDKSYMILEELLTKQLLALDAVDPQGDETTKVARKQAVKFAQNILNYLDMKTDEWEY; encoded by the exons ATGGCTGTACGCTGGCTATGCAG CCTGTTTGGGAAGCCCTTTGATGGTGGGAAAAGGATGGACCATGGtggtccacagcagcagcaacatccaatggagcagcagcagcagccatacAACCCGCAGCACCCTGCCATGATGCGGCTGTACGAGGTCCAGAAGGAGGTGGCGTCTCTGGGACCTCAGGTGTGCACCTTCAGCGGCCTGCAGAACGACCGTGACTACAAGCGTCTGGAGCGCGAGCTGACCcggctgctgctggaggtggacCAAGTGGACACGGAGGGCAAGCCGGAGCTGCAGGGGGCACGAAAGAGGGCGGCGCAGGAAGTGGAGGGCCTCCTGCGGTACCTGGAGGAGAATGCCACCCATCCGTCCCGCCAGGCCATCGAGGAGCTGAGCAACGAGGCGCGGCAGCTGGTGGACGAGCGCGTGGTGGCGCCTCAACGCGCCGGCGGCGTGGCAGAGATAAACGACGAGCTGGTGGACGCCCTGCAGGAACTCGTGCTGAGGCTCACCCAAGTCAAGACCGAGGGGAGGGTGCCGCTCCGCAAGGCGCGTTACCGGGCGCTGACACGCCTCTGCGCGGTGCAGGACGTGCTCGAGGGGCGCACGCAGCAGCAGACCCTCTCCCTGCCGCTGTCCGGGGACACCCACGAGGCCGTGCACTGCATCAACCAGGTGATGGTGAAGGTGAGCGTGGCCCGCAGTCAGCTGGTGGCCCTGCTGATGGGCCTGAGCGGGAGGGACAGCTGCGCCCACCTGTCACGCATCCTGACGGAGATGCAGGTAGAGCTGGACGCTCTGGATGTTTCTGGGAATGCGGCAATCCGAAATTACAGGAAACAGGTTGTGGAGGAGATAAACGGGCTCctgaaacatctggacctggagggggagggagacGACACTCGCAG GTATGACTTGGCGCAGAATAACTCCATACGTGAGATTGAGGCCGTGCGAGCTCACGTCTCCCACCTGCGGGAGGGCGTCCTGCGACACTGCGCCATGGGCGACCTCAGCTTCAGACCCAAAGCCGAGCTGCAGAGCCTCCTGACACACCTGGACCAGGTGGACACGGCCAAGAACCCGTGCATCAGAGAGGCCCGCCGCCGTGCTGTGGTGGAGGTCCAAGCCATCATCACCTTCCTGGACCTCCGCGAGGCCCTAGCCCGCCGCCAGCCGGGCCCCAACGAGCACCCATCGCACCGGGCGGTGTGGCTGGTCCTGGGGAGCCTCTCGGACCTCCAGGCCCAGGTGCTGGGCTTTGACGGTAAGCGGGTCGACAAGAGCTACATGatcctggaggagctgctgacGAAGCAGCTGCTGGCGCTGGACGCCGTGGACCCGCAGGGCGACGAGACTACCAAGGTGGCCCGGAAGCAAGCGGTGAAGTTCGCCCAGAACATTCTCAACTACCTGGACATGAAGACGGACGAGTGGGAGTATTGA
- the bag5 gene encoding BAG family molecular chaperone regulator 5 isoform X1: MRRAARNRTRSRTQRPEKSLFGKPFDGGKRMDHGGPQQQQHPMEQQQQPYNPQHPAMMRLYEVQKEVASLGPQVCTFSGLQNDRDYKRLERELTRLLLEVDQVDTEGKPELQGARKRAAQEVEGLLRYLEENATHPSRQAIEELSNEARQLVDERVVAPQRAGGVAEINDELVDALQELVLRLTQVKTEGRVPLRKARYRALTRLCAVQDVLEGRTQQQTLSLPLSGDTHEAVHCINQVMVKVSVARSQLVALLMGLSGRDSCAHLSRILTEMQVELDALDVSGNAAIRNYRKQVVEEINGLLKHLDLEGEGDDTRRYDLAQNNSIREIEAVRAHVSHLREGVLRHCAMGDLSFRPKAELQSLLTHLDQVDTAKNPCIREARRRAVVEVQAIITFLDLREALARRQPGPNEHPSHRAVWLVLGSLSDLQAQVLGFDGKRVDKSYMILEELLTKQLLALDAVDPQGDETTKVARKQAVKFAQNILNYLDMKTDEWEY; this comes from the exons ATGAGAAGAGCAGCGAGGAACCGGACACGATCCAGGACTCAGAGACCAGAGAAAAG CCTGTTTGGGAAGCCCTTTGATGGTGGGAAAAGGATGGACCATGGtggtccacagcagcagcaacatccaatggagcagcagcagcagccatacAACCCGCAGCACCCTGCCATGATGCGGCTGTACGAGGTCCAGAAGGAGGTGGCGTCTCTGGGACCTCAGGTGTGCACCTTCAGCGGCCTGCAGAACGACCGTGACTACAAGCGTCTGGAGCGCGAGCTGACCcggctgctgctggaggtggacCAAGTGGACACGGAGGGCAAGCCGGAGCTGCAGGGGGCACGAAAGAGGGCGGCGCAGGAAGTGGAGGGCCTCCTGCGGTACCTGGAGGAGAATGCCACCCATCCGTCCCGCCAGGCCATCGAGGAGCTGAGCAACGAGGCGCGGCAGCTGGTGGACGAGCGCGTGGTGGCGCCTCAACGCGCCGGCGGCGTGGCAGAGATAAACGACGAGCTGGTGGACGCCCTGCAGGAACTCGTGCTGAGGCTCACCCAAGTCAAGACCGAGGGGAGGGTGCCGCTCCGCAAGGCGCGTTACCGGGCGCTGACACGCCTCTGCGCGGTGCAGGACGTGCTCGAGGGGCGCACGCAGCAGCAGACCCTCTCCCTGCCGCTGTCCGGGGACACCCACGAGGCCGTGCACTGCATCAACCAGGTGATGGTGAAGGTGAGCGTGGCCCGCAGTCAGCTGGTGGCCCTGCTGATGGGCCTGAGCGGGAGGGACAGCTGCGCCCACCTGTCACGCATCCTGACGGAGATGCAGGTAGAGCTGGACGCTCTGGATGTTTCTGGGAATGCGGCAATCCGAAATTACAGGAAACAGGTTGTGGAGGAGATAAACGGGCTCctgaaacatctggacctggagggggagggagacGACACTCGCAG GTATGACTTGGCGCAGAATAACTCCATACGTGAGATTGAGGCCGTGCGAGCTCACGTCTCCCACCTGCGGGAGGGCGTCCTGCGACACTGCGCCATGGGCGACCTCAGCTTCAGACCCAAAGCCGAGCTGCAGAGCCTCCTGACACACCTGGACCAGGTGGACACGGCCAAGAACCCGTGCATCAGAGAGGCCCGCCGCCGTGCTGTGGTGGAGGTCCAAGCCATCATCACCTTCCTGGACCTCCGCGAGGCCCTAGCCCGCCGCCAGCCGGGCCCCAACGAGCACCCATCGCACCGGGCGGTGTGGCTGGTCCTGGGGAGCCTCTCGGACCTCCAGGCCCAGGTGCTGGGCTTTGACGGTAAGCGGGTCGACAAGAGCTACATGatcctggaggagctgctgacGAAGCAGCTGCTGGCGCTGGACGCCGTGGACCCGCAGGGCGACGAGACTACCAAGGTGGCCCGGAAGCAAGCGGTGAAGTTCGCCCAGAACATTCTCAACTACCTGGACATGAAGACGGACGAGTGGGAGTATTGA
- the bag5 gene encoding BAG family molecular chaperone regulator 5 isoform X2 — MCANVFGVLKSLFGKPFDGGKRMDHGGPQQQQHPMEQQQQPYNPQHPAMMRLYEVQKEVASLGPQVCTFSGLQNDRDYKRLERELTRLLLEVDQVDTEGKPELQGARKRAAQEVEGLLRYLEENATHPSRQAIEELSNEARQLVDERVVAPQRAGGVAEINDELVDALQELVLRLTQVKTEGRVPLRKARYRALTRLCAVQDVLEGRTQQQTLSLPLSGDTHEAVHCINQVMVKVSVARSQLVALLMGLSGRDSCAHLSRILTEMQVELDALDVSGNAAIRNYRKQVVEEINGLLKHLDLEGEGDDTRRYDLAQNNSIREIEAVRAHVSHLREGVLRHCAMGDLSFRPKAELQSLLTHLDQVDTAKNPCIREARRRAVVEVQAIITFLDLREALARRQPGPNEHPSHRAVWLVLGSLSDLQAQVLGFDGKRVDKSYMILEELLTKQLLALDAVDPQGDETTKVARKQAVKFAQNILNYLDMKTDEWEY; from the exons ATGTGCGCGAATGTGTTCGGAGTTTTGAAAAG CCTGTTTGGGAAGCCCTTTGATGGTGGGAAAAGGATGGACCATGGtggtccacagcagcagcaacatccaatggagcagcagcagcagccatacAACCCGCAGCACCCTGCCATGATGCGGCTGTACGAGGTCCAGAAGGAGGTGGCGTCTCTGGGACCTCAGGTGTGCACCTTCAGCGGCCTGCAGAACGACCGTGACTACAAGCGTCTGGAGCGCGAGCTGACCcggctgctgctggaggtggacCAAGTGGACACGGAGGGCAAGCCGGAGCTGCAGGGGGCACGAAAGAGGGCGGCGCAGGAAGTGGAGGGCCTCCTGCGGTACCTGGAGGAGAATGCCACCCATCCGTCCCGCCAGGCCATCGAGGAGCTGAGCAACGAGGCGCGGCAGCTGGTGGACGAGCGCGTGGTGGCGCCTCAACGCGCCGGCGGCGTGGCAGAGATAAACGACGAGCTGGTGGACGCCCTGCAGGAACTCGTGCTGAGGCTCACCCAAGTCAAGACCGAGGGGAGGGTGCCGCTCCGCAAGGCGCGTTACCGGGCGCTGACACGCCTCTGCGCGGTGCAGGACGTGCTCGAGGGGCGCACGCAGCAGCAGACCCTCTCCCTGCCGCTGTCCGGGGACACCCACGAGGCCGTGCACTGCATCAACCAGGTGATGGTGAAGGTGAGCGTGGCCCGCAGTCAGCTGGTGGCCCTGCTGATGGGCCTGAGCGGGAGGGACAGCTGCGCCCACCTGTCACGCATCCTGACGGAGATGCAGGTAGAGCTGGACGCTCTGGATGTTTCTGGGAATGCGGCAATCCGAAATTACAGGAAACAGGTTGTGGAGGAGATAAACGGGCTCctgaaacatctggacctggagggggagggagacGACACTCGCAG GTATGACTTGGCGCAGAATAACTCCATACGTGAGATTGAGGCCGTGCGAGCTCACGTCTCCCACCTGCGGGAGGGCGTCCTGCGACACTGCGCCATGGGCGACCTCAGCTTCAGACCCAAAGCCGAGCTGCAGAGCCTCCTGACACACCTGGACCAGGTGGACACGGCCAAGAACCCGTGCATCAGAGAGGCCCGCCGCCGTGCTGTGGTGGAGGTCCAAGCCATCATCACCTTCCTGGACCTCCGCGAGGCCCTAGCCCGCCGCCAGCCGGGCCCCAACGAGCACCCATCGCACCGGGCGGTGTGGCTGGTCCTGGGGAGCCTCTCGGACCTCCAGGCCCAGGTGCTGGGCTTTGACGGTAAGCGGGTCGACAAGAGCTACATGatcctggaggagctgctgacGAAGCAGCTGCTGGCGCTGGACGCCGTGGACCCGCAGGGCGACGAGACTACCAAGGTGGCCCGGAAGCAAGCGGTGAAGTTCGCCCAGAACATTCTCAACTACCTGGACATGAAGACGGACGAGTGGGAGTATTGA